The Natrinema saccharevitans genome includes the window GCAGGAGGCCGGCCTCGATGCCGCCGTCGAATTCCAGGCCGAAGTCCAGGACGGTCGACTCGTTCTCGAGGTCGTAGCCCCCGATGTTCAACTCCTCGGCGTAGTCGAGGGCCTCGTCGACCAACTCGATCGCCATGCGGTTGAGACTTTCCATGGGGCGGGATTCAGCCTCCGGGGTAAAACCGTTTGTCCGTTCGTGTCTGACCGGTGGCTGACGGGTGTCGGCTCGATGCCGGGGGCTCCCGACTCGAGAACGCTACCGACGACCGACTCGTCGATCGCTCACCCGTCCCGGCTTCGGGCCGGCCGGCCGAGGTGGTCTTCGACGACTTCGACCTTCTCGGCGGCGTCGACCTCGCGCGTGCGCTTGTCGTCGATCTTGAGAACGGTACTCACCCTGTCGGCGTCGATCGCGTCGTGGGCAGCCTGCGCGGCCGCGAAGAGTTCGTCGGTACTCTCGGCCTCGATCACCGTCCCCATCGGGTTCGTCTCGTAGCTCACGTCGAAGTCCTCGAGGGCGTCGACCGCCTTCGCGACCTCGCCGGCCATGCTGTCCTCGATCACCGGTGCGACGCTCAGCAGTGCGACTACCGTCATGGGCGGCGGTGACGATCGGGAGCGGCCTAAAGCCGTGCCATGCGGCCGGTTTCGCCGTCAGGACTGCCCGCTCGAGCGCCGGTTCCGTCGCGACCGCTCGTCGATCCGGCCGGGCGCGGTGCTGGGGAGCGAACGTCGCGGAGAAACGATCAGGGCGGGACGTGTGACCTCAGTTCGTCGTCGGGGTTCGGGGCGTCTCCGCGGGCGGGTAGATGATGACGTCGCCGTTCGCGTAGACGTACACCTCGTGTTCGAGGGCGGTGAAAGCGATGTGGCCGCCCGTGCGTTCGGTGCCGTCGGCTTTCGTGCCGAAGATCCGATCGAGCGCGTCCGGGTCGACGCTGTCGTAGAGGGAGAACTCCCCCTGGGAGACGTCGGTGTCAGCGATCGACGCGAGCGCGTGGACGATCGTCGTCGTGATCGTCGCCGTACCGTCGGGATCGTGGTGGAAGACGTACCGGTCGTTGGGCTGGTCGTACTGGAGATCGTCCGTACCCTCTGCGGGTGAGGTTTCGGTCTGCATTGCTATATCTGAGCGTTCAATCGTGTATTAGAACGTAGTTATCCATAGTATAAAAGCCACTCGCAGGCGACAACAGTATTCATACGTGAAATACAGTCGCGGATTAGTAATCGAATACAAATACGACGAATGCCGTCTATCACGGTCGTTCACGACCGCTCGAGCGGGGTAAGCATCGGTTCCCGTCCGTTGCCCGGGGCCAACTCGAGCTCGTCCCGTGAACGTCCCGATTAGGCCCGCCGATTGCCCCGATGGACTGCTGCCGAGCGCCGATCGCGACCGGGTCGCTCGAGCGCGGCGATCGTCCGCGAATTCGCGATGTCTACCGGCCGTCCGCTCCGGATCCGTCGCCGTCACGACGCCCGTCCGCTTGCCACGTCCGTCCGCGTCCTTATCCACACGGACGCCCAATCGTTCCCATGGCTTCCGACACAACCGAGCGCCGTTCAGACCTCGAGGCACTCATCGACGACCTCCCCGCGGCCGTCGACGACGCGGCGGTCACGCGAATGCGCGTCGTCGCACACGCCCTCGACGAGGGGGTGTCGGTCCCGGGGACGGACTTCAGGATCGGTCTCGATCCGATCGTCGGCGTTCTGCCGGGCGCGGGCGACACCGTCGCGGGGGCCGTCTCGCTGTATCTCGTCGCCGAGGCCGCGCGGCTCGGCGTCTCGCTGTCGACGCTGGTGCGCATGGTCGCGAACGTCGGCGTCGACACAGTCATCGGCTCCGTTCCCGTCCTCGGCGTCGCGTTCGACGCCGTCTGGAAGGCCAACAAGTGGAACCTGAAACTGGCCCTGCAGGACCTCGCCGACGAGGGCGGCGAGACCGACACCGGACCGGACGTCGTGACGATCGAGTAGCTACCCGTGTGAATCAAATCGAGAACGACTTCGCGGCTCGCGATGGCGAGTACGCATTACGCGGTACTCGCCGGAATTGTCCGCCGTAGAAGTGCGCTGGCTGGGATTTGAACCCAGGTTGTGACCATGGCAAGGTCACGTGATACCACTACACTACCAGCGCCCGCAGCGCCTCGCTGCACTCATACCTACTGTCGGATGGATGTATAAGGGTTGCGAATCGAGCCCGCATCGGCATGCTGCAGCATGGCGGTTCTCGAGTTATCGGAGCGACAGTTCCGCGGGAAAGCCAGCAACATGGGCCGGATAGTACGCCGGTCGAGCGTGACTGGTCGTCACACGCGAGTGTGTGTCCGTTCGCCACGAATTCGCGGGTGTGAGCCGTTGACAGCCGGAATCGAATCCGCTATTCTTTTAAGACCCTCTCCGCAATACATCGCTACAGTCTAGTGACGCGGCGCCGAAGCGTTTCGGCATGACCGTCAGCATACTCGTGCCGTCGTCGCTCAGCCGGGAAGCCGAGGACAAACGCGAGGCGACTCGCAAACTCGGATACGTCGCCCGCGCGGCGACGGTCTTCCGGGCCGACCGCCTGCTCGTCTTTCCCGACCGGGACGGCGAGACGGGGCGGTTCGACGGCGGGTTCGTGGAAACCGTCTTGCGGTACGCCGCGACGCCCCCCTACCTCCGCAACGAGGCGTGGGGGATGCGGGACGAACTGGAGTATGCGGGCGTCTTGCCACCGCTCCGCGCGGTGTCACAGACCGGCTCCGAATCGAACGGTTCGGGGTCGTCAAGACAAGGGATCGTGACCGAGGTCGGACCTGAAGGGCGCGTCCGGGTCAATTGCGGACTGCAACACCCGATCTCCCTCAACGTACCGCCGAAAATGGCGGTCGAAGAGGGGGAGCGCGTGACCGTCAGGATCTCTTCGCGACGACCGGTCCGAGCGAAACTCGTCGACGAGCCCCTCCCGGGGCTCGCCGTCGAGCGGACGGACCTTTCGACAGCACTCGGCCGTGAGGACGCCGGCGTCCGTATCGCCGCCTCCCGATTCGGTGAAGAACTCACCGTCGGGCGGCTCGAGACGCTGGCCGGACGCGTCCACCGGGACGGGATGACCGTCGCGTTTGGCGCGCCCGAACGAGGGCTGCCGGATATCCTCGGAATCGAGGCATCCGCCGTCGGGACCGCACAGGACGCGGCCGCCGGCGAGGATGACGGAGTCGAACCCACAGCCGATCCGGGGTTCGACCTCTGGCTAAACACGGTTCCGGATCAGGGAAGCGAGGTCGTGCGAACGGAGGAGGCTCTGTTCGCTACCCTCGCATCCCTCTCACTGCGAGAGTGAAAGCATGCCACAAGCAAATACACCACGCAAAGGCTCACTCGGGTTCGGCCCACGAAAGCGTGCGACCAGCGAGGTCCCGCGTTTCA containing:
- a CDS encoding MTH1187 family thiamine-binding protein; the encoded protein is MTVVALLSVAPVIEDSMAGEVAKAVDALEDFDVSYETNPMGTVIEAESTDELFAAAQAAHDAIDADRVSTVLKIDDKRTREVDAAEKVEVVEDHLGRPARSRDG
- a CDS encoding HalOD1 output domain-containing protein, with the translated sequence MQTETSPAEGTDDLQYDQPNDRYVFHHDPDGTATITTTIVHALASIADTDVSQGEFSLYDSVDPDALDRIFGTKADGTERTGGHIAFTALEHEVYVYANGDVIIYPPAETPRTPTTN
- a CDS encoding DUF4112 domain-containing protein; its protein translation is MASDTTERRSDLEALIDDLPAAVDDAAVTRMRVVAHALDEGVSVPGTDFRIGLDPIVGVLPGAGDTVAGAVSLYLVAEAARLGVSLSTLVRMVANVGVDTVIGSVPVLGVAFDAVWKANKWNLKLALQDLADEGGETDTGPDVVTIE
- a CDS encoding putative RNA uridine N3 methyltransferase: MTVSILVPSSLSREAEDKREATRKLGYVARAATVFRADRLLVFPDRDGETGRFDGGFVETVLRYAATPPYLRNEAWGMRDELEYAGVLPPLRAVSQTGSESNGSGSSRQGIVTEVGPEGRVRVNCGLQHPISLNVPPKMAVEEGERVTVRISSRRPVRAKLVDEPLPGLAVERTDLSTALGREDAGVRIAASRFGEELTVGRLETLAGRVHRDGMTVAFGAPERGLPDILGIEASAVGTAQDAAAGEDDGVEPTADPGFDLWLNTVPDQGSEVVRTEEALFATLASLSLRE